The genomic segment tgtgggaaacctgggtttgatccctgggttgaggagatcccctggagaagggaatggcaatccacaccagtatgcttgcctggagaactccatggacagaggagcctggcaggctacagaccatggggttacaaagagtcggacatgactgagcgactacactttcactttcaagaatttTTAGCTGTTTCTCAAATTGTAGAGGAGGAAACTAAGAGGAAGAGATTTACTGAGAGTTCAGGTAGGCTGAGATTGAGTGGATATGGTTGCCCTGGAATAAAGAAGACCAAAGTAAGGCAAGCCTTATACTTCCATCCCTCTTCACCTCCCTGGGCCATCTCAGAGATGACTTGCCCTATGTGGGTCATCAGACAGCTCCCTCTTCGTCTGTACCAAGCCCCATCCACAGCCTCCTAACTGCTTCTCTGGTGCAGTGGGACAACAGTCTCCTACACAGAGCATCTAGGCTTTTCCTTTGTAATCCATCACCTAGGGGCATGTCCATGTGCAGAAAAGGCTCAAACCCTCAAGTTGGCccctttcttttaattaaatatttttaggatTATCCTTTTTACTCACCTGGTCTTGTAATCCCCATGTTGACTCTAAGTAATAGCAGCCATAGCAGACTCTTGTATGGCACTTGGTGTAGGCAGGCCCTGTTCTCACCAACTCATTCGATCCAATTCACAAGCCTTTGATGGAGGGGCTTTactatctccattttgcagatgaggaaattgaggcactgaGATCAAGGAACTTTCCTGATGCTACATATGTACTGAGTGAGGTGTCCTTGTCCACAAATTTCAGGGTCACACATGCCCTCCCCatgtgtccccttctcccccatccCCTCAGGGTCACCACAGAGACTGTCAGCCCCCACCTCCAACTCCTAGAGGCCATAACCCCAGCCCTGCTTACCTGCAATAATCTAACCCTGGGAGCTCCCTTCCTACCCCATTTGGATAACCTCCTTCCCTGGTATTCCCAACCCCAACCCAGAAGGCCCCTTCCAGCACCCtcccctcagggagccccaggccCCATGTTTGGCTGGGCTCCAGGAGGACTAGGCAGTCTGTGATTTGTCCTTTCAAAAGGCTGCTCTTCCTGCAGGGCTAAGAGCCAGGAGGCCCCACGAGGCAGCTCAGACCCAGCCACGTGAGGCCCCTTCCCTTCCCGCTGCCCCAGGCCCGGATGACTCAGAGCCTGGCAGCTGCGGTCACCACCCTTCCCCAGGGTGTGAGTGCTggtgtgggcagggtgggggaggagcCAATCCTAGCAGCACTGCTTGGCATCCACACAAACTCCTGTGTGGGTTGGGTGGGAATGCTTCTTAGCTTCTGTCTCATAACCAACTGTCTCTTTTGAACAATAGGCTGAGTAACTTTACATTATCCAACATTCTCTCAATGCAtgaatttcaaggctgcagaACAGCAACTTCTCCATCATTGCTCAACTTCCCTCTCCTGATTGTTTCCAGATTCCACATTGCTACAGACCTTCTTGTCTAAACATCCTTCCTTTCTGTACCAACAGTTTTATTGCTTCTGGAAAGTAGGGTGCTTGTGTGTTCAATCTCAGGGATAAAGACTTCTAAAAAATCATTAAGTTTTCTAGATGGCTGTGAGCTGTGGTCACTGGATGGACTCAAGCCAGTGACCTACAAGCCAGTGACCTAAAGAGtcactttaactttttaaagaatctgaCTTGAGGAAAAATTAAGACTAAGATTAGTCTTTCAACATAGGAGAGTCAGAAAACAGGCTGAAATTCCTGCTACCGCCATACCACAGTATGTAGGTGCATGCAGCACTGGACAGTGAACAGAGCTCTTTGCTATAAACAGTCACATTTTCTGGttaagagagaaatgaaaatttaccaATCCTAATGAAAATATGGGGCAACAAAACTCTCAGACACAGCTGGTGGGAGATAAGTTGGTATGGCAACCTTGGAGAACTATGTGGAAAATACACATGCTATGCTCCAACAGTTCCACCCCTGGTATAGTTCCATCACATTTTCAAATAGTCTCAAATAATCTAAGGGCagaatgaaaatgttctatatcttaatTGTGGTGGCAGTTACTAAACTGTACATTCGTCAAAACTCacagaaatatatacacaaaagagTAAatctttgctttaatttttaaaagatttaaagactagggagggacttccctggtggtccagtgactgactacatgctcccaatacagggggcccaggttcaacccctggtcaggaaactagattctacaactaagacccggtgcatccaaataaataaacaaataaatgccagggaattccctggtatccagtgattaggactccgctctttcactgccatggctcaggttcaattcctggttgggtaactaagatcctacaagatGCATGGCAAGCCCCCAAACCCCCAACATTTAAAGGCcagaagaaaaaaagtagaaCGAATAATTCAATTTAGGAATATATCCATACAGTGAGAATAAACTATTAGTAAAAGAAACAGGATGGAcctcaaatcattatgctgagtgaaaatactgctactaagtcacttcagtcatgtccgactctatgctaccccatagatggcagcccaccaggctcccccgtccctgggattctccaggctagaacactggagtgggctgccatttccttctccaatgaaggcaagtgaaaagtgaaagtaaagtcgctcagtcgtgtccaactcctcgcaaccccatggactgcagcctaccaggctcctccgtccatgggattttccaggcaagagtactggagtgggttgccattgccttctccggctgagtgaaaatagtcagacacaaaagTGTATGAAGCTCAAGAACAGGTAAAACTAATCTACTACAATTGAGGTCAACTAGTGGTGTGGGTAACTGGGAGAGAGCAGGAGGAAACCTTCTGGGATGCTGTGTGGTACCTTCTCACATCTGTGCCCTATGTTTAAGATATGTACCTTTGAGGAAATGTCAGTCTTaccccaatttaaaaagaaaacattttttaaattgtcattgCAAATGACAAATAGCAAGCAAATCCAATGATCCCCAGCCCCTTGATTCTGTCAGGTCTAGCACAGGCTCCTGTGTGACTCTTACACCATGTGAGTAGGCTGCATGTGGCTGCTCCCAGGCTCCTAGCCAGAGGTGGGAATTCCTGCCCTGACTTGGCATAAGCAAAACAACCTTTAAAACTGGCTGACAGCCCAGGATTTTAAACTGCTTCCTTGCCTGATCCACCCCTCTTTTTGATCATCCAGGAATAAAGTTATAGCTTCTCTTCCTGGTAGGGACTGCAGCACCTCTGCCCTATCCTATGAAATTCCCAGGACAGGGAGGTCTTGGCCCAACCCAAATTGGAGAGGTTAACCCTAGCACCCTGTCTACCAGGCCCAGGCACCAAGGCCTTCTCTGAGGGAAGACTCTTGTCCTCACTTGATCAAGGTCCCTTCCTCTTGTTTCCCCTGCAAAATGAGCTAAATGTATGACCTGGTGTGCTTAGGAGACACTAGGTAAAAGTGTCTGGGGGCAGACTAAGTGATCACAACTGACTATGATGGGTTATGAGCGGGGCAGAGGTGGCCACAGCTGACAGCGCCTAGCTCAGTCTGGGCGGTGTTAAGACACTCCCCCCCATTGCTTTCTCCTCCCCCTGTGATCTGATCCACATGGCCAGGGTGGTAAGAGGACGCTTAGAGCAGAAGCCAGGCAGCCTAGCCCCACCTTCTTGCCtctgagggaggtgggaaggtgaAGAGTGAAAGTCCCGGGCAGCTGGAATACCTACTCTGCTTGTATCTGCTGTGTGGCAGGTGAGTGCCCTTTGAGTACCCAGGGGCCTTCCTCCTCATAAAACCAGGTCACTTGAGCACTCAGGGTGGGGCAGGCAAATCTCAGTAGAACTGTGCCCAGGGCtcactctctctcctctccctctacTTCCTCTTTCTCAGGGGTCTGCACAAGTAGTTCCCCTTTTCTGGGACAAATCCCCTTGCCCAGAGAAGGCTGGCTTGGTGCCAGCTGCCTGCTCAGTGGAGGGGCCTTCAGGGCTACACTTCCTGAGTAGAAGCCCAGCATCCCCCAATATCATCCCTCCCACCTATTGTGCCCTTGCAGCAGGCTCAAGACCAAGATTGAAGACAAAGGAGCTTAAGAAActtggggtcgggggtggggggggtgggtgggagacaAGTTAGAGACAGGGTAAGTGTCCTTTAGACTCAGCCTAGGACTCTCAAGTCCCTTCTTCCTGCTCTGGCAAGAAACAGCCTGTTTTCCCATCTGCAGAATGGAGCAAATAATCATGGCAAGGTAGAACTTTAACAAAAAGTGGGAATGACACTTGACATGTTGTGTGAGCACTGTGTGTCTTATCAGTGTCTTAGTTGTACATTTGCAAAGGAGCCCCTACCATCATAGCTCATATTTGGGTTGGTGTGGGGGAGAGTAGTTTGCTGTGGTATTCCAAGGGGATTTCCTGACACACCCAGGTTTCTGGTTCTCCCAGATCGGCCCTTTCCCACTCTTTTACCTTGACCTTGGCACTTCCTAAGTGGTGGAACCTTTGCTGAGTGCTGGGGATAATGAAAGTCATTTCCCTAATAGAGCAGGGAGGCTTCTGCGAAGCATTAACATTTGAAATTGAATCTTGAAATTGAATTTGAAATTGAGAAATAACAGATTGGGGAGAGCATTCCTGAGCTTAATATTGCAGATGCAAGGACAAGGAAATGTGAACAGCAACTATGGGGGATTTAATTCAGCAAGAGGCGAGGAATGAGGCAGGAGAAGGTCTAGGTCCTAAAGGGCTATGAGACTTTTAAGATTCTGAAGACAATGGTGAGCCACTGACAGTTGTAGGGAACAGACTTGATGACATCATTCTTGCCTTCTTGGTGCAGAATTTAGGAACGGAGGGCTAGTTTAGGAAGGTAGACCCCAGAAGTGCTTAAGAAGCCAGATGAGGGAAACAGGGAGGCTGAATCCAAAATCTTGGCAAGACTTGGGAAGAGGGTATGAGGCCACCTCCCCAGGAGTCTTCCAGCCCCAATCCGGTGACTTGCCTCTGCTGTATTCCACCATTAGGGTCTGCCATAGTCTTGTTAAGGGCTCAAGAGGATACAATGCTACTTACTCAACTTGCTCAGTGCTTTATTGAACCAAGACCCTTCCAGATGACTCAGCAGAGCCTTCAAGAAGCCCTGCCCATTTCCCAAGATTCAGAATCCAGAGGTGGCTGGCCTTAGTTTAGCTGCTTCCATGACATTTCCTTTTGAATATCTCCAAATCTTAAAGTGTAAAGATATTGTCCACACAGACAGGCACATGTATACTCCTGCTGCAGGCAGTCACGCTCACtgaaatgctttcagttcagtgGTTTGTGGACAAGGCATTGTGGGTCTATGGCCATCCATGcatccaccatccatccacaCGTCCATTCGTCCAACTGTCTGTCCGTGACGAGACAGTAGCAAGTTCTGACATGGGTTCAGGCCCCAGGGTTCACAGCTGTGAGGGCTAGGTTTCCAGTGGGCTCAGGATGCAGGCCTTAACCCTCACCCAGGGGCCTCCATGGATAATAACATCCCTTTCCAAGCCACAGAAGCCAGGCCCAAGTGGGTTATGAATGTTTGTATCTTTAACAACTGGACAGGGAAAACCTAAACCTTAGCCTGTAACTATCCTGagatggaaaaaaagagagatcaaACATACAACTAACACTGAAACAGGAAGGAGGAAGAGCTCATGCCTGTGCTAGAGATGTTCACATGGAGAGAcgggaaggagaaaggggagtGTAGCACACATACTTAGGAGTGTGTTAGCACCTGGGACACAGTGCTAATTCCGAGGGTAGCAGTGGCTCCTCCTAGGAGGCTGGAGCTTTCTCTCAGCCACATACATATAAACAAAGCTCTTAGAAAAAAAGAGGCTTTTCCGAATACAGGAAGACAAAGGGTTAACctaaacaaggaaataaaaaacaccaAAAAGGCTCCTGTTAGACACGAATACTTCCTTTGAGCTAGACTTAATCCAATTTCACTTAGTCAGCAGGCTGGGCTCTCccggggtgagggtgggggtgtcACTAGGATTTGGAACATGACTGGAGTGAGACAGAGGATCAGGGCTGGTGCAGACAGACAGGACGCCCTCACTGTCTTTTCCCTGGACAGCAGACCCTCAGCCCCGGAGACCACAGGGCAGCCGATGGCCAGGCCGCACAAAGAAAGGAAGGCAGGTGGGACAGTTGCTGGCCCTTCACTGGTCCTGCAGGCGGCTGCAGAGCTCTCGCCGGCTCCGCTCGCCAGCCCAGCTGCGTGTCTTGAGGCGGAAGGTCTTCAGTTCATCCTTGAAGTCCTCATGGTTCATGGGCCGGTAGTCTTGAGGCTCACAGAAGGTCTAGGGCAGGATGAGATGGGGCAATAAACATGGGGAACTAGGCAACTTCAGGGAGGACCCCATCCTCCCTTATCCGAGGGCTACTGCCTGGTCAACCCCTTTCCCTGTAGCCCAACGCTCCCATGGAGGCTATGGCCACCCCCATCCGTGGTACCGGGTGCTGTGGGAAGAAGTCCTTGTAGCCGCCTTTGAGGATATACATCTCAGGATAGTAGAGGCTTGGGTAGTCATTGGAGGCTCTGTCTCGTTCCCTGATGAAACGGCACCTGGGACCAGTAGGGATTCGGGGGTGAGAGCTGGGTGTGCCAGGGGACCTGCTCCCTGCACCCACTCCTCTGGGAACCACAGAAGGCTTGAGTGCAGGAATGTCAGCCACAAGAACACTTTTAGTTCAGTCTGGCTAACTGGGTCCACAAGAGGTTGGAGAGAcagaaaaaagcaaatcaaaggGGCTCTGTGTCCTTTGAAGACAGTTACACAATCTCTGTCCGAGACATTTCTTCTGGGCCAGGAAAGTGGAGGCAGAAGGGAGACAAGTGAACCAAGTTCAAGAGGTAAGAGTCAGAAGGTCTAGACAAGGCTTGGTGAGGAGATGGAGAGAGGAAAGAACAATCGAACCCTGGAAGGGTCAGCATCACTGAGGACTGGGACAGGGCCTTTGGATTTTAAGGACACCATTGGAGAGGTAGAATTAGGTTTTGTGGGGATGGCAGCAATGGACAGAGGGAAGATGGGAGGCCTGACGGAAAGGATGAGAGGAGACAGGAGGACGGTGCCATGCACGGGGAAGCAGGGATAAGGTCTGCTCCAAGctccaaggagagataagaggcCCAGGTCAAGGAGGGACCAGGGCTGGGCTCGCGCCTCTTGGCCACTGGATGGTTCCAGCACCCGAAAGCCTAAACAGGGAAGGTGAGGAGCAGCACTTGCTGGCTGGGCGGAGCCGGGACTCACATGCGGGGGCCCCGCTCAGATGAAAATTCACAGTGGAAAATGAGGATGACTCTCTTATCCAGGGTGCAGGGTGTGATGGGGCTCTGCAGCAGGAAGGTCTCGGCATCCCGTTCTAGAGGCAGGTTCACAGCCGTCTGCCAGAGAAGCAGAGGTCAGGCCGCAGGTGTGCGCGGCGGACCCTGCCCTGTGCGGTCCCCATCTTTCAGATGAGTGACTCCACCTCTTGAAGGGCAGATCCTACCCCAGGAGAGGGCGCCTCCTCTGGGCAGAGGAAGGACAGAACTGGATGAGTCTTCAGGGCCTCTCCCGTCACCCTGTCTCACCTTGATGTGCCCGCCTTCATACTCATAGGGGTATCTGCAGTCGACAATCACAAACTTCTCCACGATGTGGCTGAACTTGCCTGTCAGCAGAGCCACCACCTGCAGGAGGCCGCGGAGGTGGGTCCCAGCGGTTCAGGCTGGCAGGCAGGGGCTGACCCAGCGCTTGTAGCCTGACTCCAGGGGAGGTTAACAAGCAAAGAGAAGTCCCAAAGGCACCGAAAAATAGCTCATCCCTGCATACCGTTTCTGGTGAGATGTATTTGAGGTCTTGGTGTTTTCCATCCACAGTCTGTAGGAGGAAGGCctgaagggaaggggagagagacagTGACATTGGCAAGAGCAGGAACCtgagaaaaatgaatttttcctCAAGTCTGAAAGCCAAACTTGCTtgactttccctttttttttttttaatatttatttatttgttttatttggctgcatctggtcttagttgcatggaatctttgatcttcactgctgcatgtgggattttttgcagcacgtgaactcttagttgcaccatgtgggatctagtttcctgaccagggatccaacctgggtcccctgcattggcagtgtggagtcttagccactggaccaccagggaagtatctgCTTTGATTTTCAAATTAAGCACTGGTTCCCACAGCAACCAAGAAGTGCCTCTGGGGTCTGATCCCCAGAAAACAACCTTCCAAGGGGAAATGAAGGTGGGGAGCAGAGGATATGAACCCTTCATGCCTCCTGCCCCCATGCTTTGCCAAACAGGCCCCAGGAGGCTCCAAACAAGATGGAAATCTTCTCCAAGGTGGAGATACCATTGATGCCCTGGACAGATTTGAGATAGGAGATCAAAGAGAGCCAGAGAGAGGGGTCTGGGTGAGAATATAGGATAAGATGCAAAGGACAAAATGAGGGGCTTCTGGGAGAGTGGGAGTCACTGAAGTAGTTGCTGCATTCAGGGGCCACATGGTAAGGGACCAAGCCTCCTGAGGGTCCCACTGCTGGTACCTTGGAGTAATCCCCGATCAGTTCTCGGTGGTCACTGTCCAGGATATTCTCAATCTCGTCATGACACAGAGACTTTGAGCGGAGAATGCGGGCTTTCTGTGAGGCAAGTGGCAGCCAGGGTCAGGGGTGAGGCTGTTCCCTCAGTGCCCCATCTGGTTAATATCTCCCTTCCTTGCACCCTGCCCCCCTCTACAAATCCAGCTGAGAAGGGCTTACAGGGTGGACTTGGAGGGTGGCAGCCCAGCCCGGGAGGAGGGTACTCACGGGTTCCTCAGCCTCCCGCAGCTCCTCCTCTGGAGGGGTCACACTTCTTCTCCGCTTGTTCTGTACAGGCAGATCCCGGTCCTGTGGGCGCTCCAGCCTCTTGAGGATGGGCCGGATCACACTGCAGGGCATGGACGGAGAGCGGAAGAGCCGCTGGCACTTGCTGTACATGATGAGGTCCTGGCAGAGGCAGTAGGTCCGGGGTCAGCGTTCCTAGCCCCTGCTTTCCATCCCAGTCTCACTCAGAGGGTAGGGCCCCACCACTCCCAAGTTTTGAGGGGCCTCTCCAGGGGCTCAcctgttcctcctccttttctgagGTCTTGACCAGTGGGGCGCTAATGAGGCTCTCCATGCCTGGGGGAACTACATCATTCTCCTGAGGCCAGATGAGCAAGGGTGTGGTCACACTCACAGGCACAGGTCCAACCCCTAAGGCCCCGAGTCCTCCAGGGCAGTTTTCCCAGTTCTCCCAGCAAAACTCCAGGCCAACTGCCCTTGGTGACCCTACTCACACCTCCACACAGGGCAGCCCCCAGGACCAGGAAACTGCGGGGCCCCACTTGCTGGAGGGACTTGCGTAGATATGGGAAGCATGGCGATGCAGGAAGACCAGTCTTCCCTTTGCCCTGCCCATCCACCCTCCACGGCAGCACCAGCCACTTCCTCTTCACTGATTGGCCAGAGGTCAGGCTGTGACTCAGTTACCTCCAGTTCTTCTTCTGACATTGAAATGAGGTCATAGTCTTGCGGTAGGAGCTCAGAGCTTACCTCTTTCAGGAGATCTCAGGAGGGGAGAGGTAGGGGCCCTGACAAGGCAAGGCTGTTTACCTTTAAGTCAGTCTCCAGGATATCCACGAATCCATCGTCTTCCTCAACAGCCCCTGTGGAGGGGGTCAGAGAAAAGTGGCATCGGGCCAGGGGGATCAGCTCCTCTACTTCCATCTTCTGCTCAGGGGTGAGACACTGCATGGGTGAcgaacagacagaggagactcaaCGTGGGGCCCTGAGACAAGTCTCCACCCTAACCTTCTGAGAAATAAGATTCCCACTGCCTCAGGGCTCAGGATCACCCCCAAGTTCCCCGGGCTGCCTTCACAGGCACCTGCCCTGCGTGTATGCCTGCCCTGCATGGGTCAGCTCTCCTGGTATACCATCAGGTCGGGAGCCGAGCTTGGCCTCTGGGCAAAGGCTTCTCTGCGGCTGGCCCACTCCCCAAGAGCACGGGAGTGGCTGGGATGTGTGGGTTTCCCCGGCATCTTGAAGACAAATCCATCCTGTGGGCAATACGGAGGGGGGTGCATGATCAAATGCCAGAAAACACTCCAGTGAGCCCCCCTCTCTCCCTGAAGTCCTTCGACTCTGGCCTTCTGGAAACGCACATTCTCTTTGTCCTCCCCAGAGCCGTGGGCAGCTTGGTCACATGCCTCACTCTTCCTCCAGGTGCCAGAcgcttgggagttggtgatgttccGTAGCACAGGACTGTGGCCCAGAAGCCTCCCCTAGAGAGCCAGGAGGGCAGTAGGTACAGAAGGCTGCATTCCTCAAGTGCCAGCCCAGGCCTACCTCCTCCCATCCCGGCTCCAACTCCCCCAGCTCCCATAGCCAGACAAGGGACACCCAACTGCTTCAAGTCCGCCCTCTGAGAAGCAATCCAGGTCCCTCCTGCCCCCTACAATCCTGGCCAGCAGGCCCAAGTCTCCCAGTGGGCCTCAGAGGACACTCACCGGCAAGGACTGGAAACGTCGGATGGCAAACTGCTCACTGCAGAAGGAAACAGGGACACCTCAGGGCTGGAGAGTCAGGCTGTGACGGAGAATATGCAGGGTGCCCCTCCACCACAGAGCCCCGTACATCCTGGGGCCTCTACCACCCACACGGGGCAGGGGAGCCTGTGCAGTGAAGGCCAAAGCACTTACTTTCGAATAACTCGGCTGGCTGCCTGGATGGCCTGTTCAAACCTAGGACAGAGAAGGGTCCCATTCAACCTAGGTCTCCTCACAGCCCATTGCCTATCCCCAGCCTTTGGTCCTCAGTCCACAAGGCCCAGGGGAGCCTTGTGGCCAGGGGAAAGAGGAGGTAGGAAGAATGCAGCACCTATCAGGGCCCAGGTATAGGGGAAGAGGGAGATAAGAGGCAGCCTGGGATTTTAAAAGCTGCCCTAAATGGAAGAGGCCCGAAGAATGGCAGTGACAGAGACAGCTGGGGTAGGTCTCTGGGTAGCTGAGGAGTTACCAAGGCAACGGTCTCACCAGCCTGCCCACAGGCCTTCCACCTGTATGCAAATCACCTCAGCAGGGCCATATGGCTGCCAGGAAAGGCATTCATCCATCCCATGACAGGCCTTGTCCTGAAAATGGGGGTGTCTCCAGGGCCTGGATACCAGCAAGGCAGGGCTTCCCTCCCCTTGTGTGGGATAGTCCTGGCTCCTCCAGGACAGGGGCCTGGTTCAGTGTGCCCCTGGATCAGCCCTGGTCTGCCATGTCAGACCCCCTAGTGACAAATGTTCAAGGTCATaacctctcctccctcctgtgGAATTTTAGGACCCAGCCTCTgtcccacacccctcccccctcctGCCTTAGAAGAGGCCAGCAGGCAAAGAATTCCAACAGATGTTCCTTCTGAGCCTAGCTATGTTACCAGGGACCACCTGCCAGGCAGGGCttttgtgtgtctatgtgtacacacacacacacacacttctttctGTGTAACCGTTAAGGCAGGTGCAGTGTTGGTGGTGGGAAACTGAGGGCTAAAGTGTCAAGAGGATGGGCACCCTCCCCCGCCCCGTCCAGGTGGGGCAGGGTGGCTGTATGCAGCCAACCTGGCACCAGGATGACCAATTTAATTGGCTTGGTTTTCAGTCTGCACCTGGGCCCTAGGGGTAAAGCAGGGACAGCTCTGTGTTATCATCAAAACCCAACCTGCGGTCCCCACACCACCACCCAATGCTCTCCCCATTTCCTGTTTATGAACAAACCTGTAGCCCAGCCCAGTCTGATCAAAGGCAATGGGAGGAAAGAGAGCCACCGCCCTAAACCCAAATCCATAGTCCCTCAGCCCAGGCTGGGGatgcctgctgttcccaggaAGGCCTGACAGCTGCTCTCCCTGCTGGGGCCTGAACAGCTGGGTGGAACAGCTGTGCTCTGGAAGGTACTACTCATGCCCCACAACCAAGAAGCAGAGAACCGTGTTGAGCAGAGCCCGCCAACTTCTCCACTCTCCTTCACAAAGGGCCTGGTCCAAGGGTTGGCCAGCGGGTGAAATGTCACTGAAACCAGTGGTTACTGATAGGAGGGCCAAGAGCCAAACCAGCTTACAGCAACTGTTTTGTTTGGCCTAGAGTAAATTAAAAACTTTGAATTAGTTggaccatattttaaaattgtgataattcacaggaaaaaaaaaatatgtgtataggCAGAAAGGGCACATATAGTCCTGTATTCCCGCAAGAGGCTCCCTGTGGCTACTGTTCCTTCCACCCTGGTCCTGAACCCATTCTAAGCTGCTCCCATGATAGTAGACCCTTCCCTGAGACAAGCAGAAATCCAGTACATGGGAAGGTCAATTAATGCCCCTATGTGAGGGTTCAAAGAGGTCTGTTTGCTCTCCAAGCTCCCCTAGTGAGTTTAGGGTGGAACTAAGATTTTTTAAGGGCAGGTTCCCCTCCTTGACCATGTGGTCCCTCTTCTCTACTCACGTCTGCTCTGCCATGTTGGGGTCCATAGGGCTGGGAGAGTCCATGCACAGAcctgagagacagagtgcctTGGTTTGAAAGTGGTGGCATTTCCTGCACACTTTTCCCTACCATGTCCCAACCCTAttcagagaagggggaaaaaccTGTTTTTATCTTAGGTCTTGATACAGGTCCACCCATAGACCCCAAGGGCTGACACATTGCCAAGTTACACAGGGCTCTATCCCCTATTTACTATGGAATCACCTATTACTGTGGAAACTATAAAGCCTAAAGTTTAGGCTTTAAACCAAAATTTGGCTAAGCATTTTTCTTGaactgatttaaaataatttgttctaGA from the Dama dama isolate Ldn47 chromosome 23, ASM3311817v1, whole genome shotgun sequence genome contains:
- the CDC25B gene encoding M-phase inducer phosphatase 2 isoform X1, producing the protein MELPQPEPVAGSALSPAGMRGGAQRPGHLPGLRLGAHGLLGSPERAAASSPVTTLTQTMHHLAGLGSETPKSQVGNLLTCLSLSRRASESSLSSESSESSDAGLCMDSPSPMDPNMAEQTFEQAIQAASRVIRNEQFAIRRFQSLPGRLLGHSPVLRNITNSQASGTWRKSEACDQAAHGSGEDKENDGFVFKMPGKPTHPSHSRALGEWASRREAFAQRPSSAPDLMCLTPEQKMEVEELIPLARCHFSLTPSTGAVEEDDGFVDILETDLKENDVVPPGMESLISAPLVKTSEKEEEQDLIMYSKCQRLFRSPSMPCSVIRPILKRLERPQDRDLPVQNKRRRSVTPPEEELREAEEPKARILRSKSLCHDEIENILDSDHRELIGDYSKAFLLQTVDGKHQDLKYISPETVVALLTGKFSHIVEKFVIVDCRYPYEYEGGHIKTAVNLPLERDAETFLLQSPITPCTLDKRVILIFHCEFSSERGPRMCRFIRERDRASNDYPSLYYPEMYILKGGYKDFFPQHPTFCEPQDYRPMNHEDFKDELKTFRLKTRSWAGERSRRELCSRLQDQ
- the CDC25B gene encoding M-phase inducer phosphatase 2 isoform X3, with the translated sequence MASWGLRSARPLPRRLPPSPRLCTTSLGSAGLCMDSPSPMDPNMAEQTFEQAIQAASRVIRNEQFAIRRFQSLPGRLLGHSPVLRNITNSQASGTWRKSEACDQAAHGSGEDKENDGFVFKMPGKPTHPSHSRALGEWASRREAFAQRPSSAPDLMCLTPEQKMEVEELIPLARCHFSLTPSTGAVEEDDGFVDILETDLKENDVVPPGMESLISAPLVKTSEKEEEQDLIMYSKCQRLFRSPSMPCSVIRPILKRLERPQDRDLPVQNKRRRSVTPPEEELREAEEPKARILRSKSLCHDEIENILDSDHRELIGDYSKAFLLQTVDGKHQDLKYISPETVVALLTGKFSHIVEKFVIVDCRYPYEYEGGHIKTAVNLPLERDAETFLLQSPITPCTLDKRVILIFHCEFSSERGPRMCRFIRERDRASNDYPSLYYPEMYILKGGYKDFFPQHPTFCEPQDYRPMNHEDFKDELKTFRLKTRSWAGERSRRELCSRLQDQ
- the CDC25B gene encoding M-phase inducer phosphatase 2 isoform X2, which encodes MELPQPEPVAGSALSPAGMRGGAQRPGHLPGLRLGAHGLLGSPERAAASSPVTTLTQTMHHLAGLGRFEQAIQAASRVIRNEQFAIRRFQSLPGRLLGHSPVLRNITNSQASGTWRKSEACDQAAHGSGEDKENDGFVFKMPGKPTHPSHSRALGEWASRREAFAQRPSSAPDLMCLTPEQKMEVEELIPLARCHFSLTPSTGAVEEDDGFVDILETDLKENDVVPPGMESLISAPLVKTSEKEEEQDLIMYSKCQRLFRSPSMPCSVIRPILKRLERPQDRDLPVQNKRRRSVTPPEEELREAEEPKARILRSKSLCHDEIENILDSDHRELIGDYSKAFLLQTVDGKHQDLKYISPETVVALLTGKFSHIVEKFVIVDCRYPYEYEGGHIKTAVNLPLERDAETFLLQSPITPCTLDKRVILIFHCEFSSERGPRMCRFIRERDRASNDYPSLYYPEMYILKGGYKDFFPQHPTFCEPQDYRPMNHEDFKDELKTFRLKTRSWAGERSRRELCSRLQDQ